From the Simplicispira suum genome, the window AGGCGCGGCCACAAGCGCGCTTTTTAGAACTGGTGCACCGCTTGGACCGGGAAACCTCCGGAATCTTGCTGATCGCCAAAAAACGCAGCGCACTGACCCACCTGCAAGAACAGTTTCGTGAGCGCGAGACCGGAAAAACCTATTTGGCGCTGGTCGTGGGCGCCTGGCAGGCGAATAAAAAGGTCATCGACACGCCGTTGCACAAATACTTGCAGGCGGATGGCGAGCGCCGCGTGCGCACCACCACGGCGGATGATCCGGACGGAATGCGCTCGATCACACTGGTCAAGCTGCGCCAGCGCCTGCCGGCGCGCCCCGAAGCCGGTCTGCCGGAGTTTTCTCAGCTCGAAGTAACGATCAAGACCGGCCGCACGCACCAGATTCGTGTTCACTTGGCCAGCCAGGGCTGCCCCATTGCCGGGGACGAAAAATATGGCGACTTTGAGCTCAACCGCCGCTTGCAGCGGCACGGCCTCAAGCGCATGTACCTGCATGCCTGGCGATTGCAGTTCACCCATCCCGCGACGGGGCAGCGCAGCGAGCTGATGGCACCGCTGCCGCCTGATCTGTCCACTTTTTGTCCGCTTTCATGACCGATTCCCTGCCACCACGGCGCTTTGACCTCATTGCTTTCGACTGGGATGGCACCTTGTTCGACTCGACCGCCATCATCGTGCGCTGCATTCAGGAGGCGGTGTGCGACGTGGGCGGTGAGCGCCCGAGTGACCTGGCCGCAAGCTATGTCATCGGCATGGCGCTGGCCCAGGCGCTCGCCCATGCGGCCCCTGACGTGCCGCCAGAGAAATATTCCGAGCTGGGCCTGCGCTACCGTTATCACTACGCGCGCCAACAGGACGATCTGGTGTTGTTCGAGGGCGTGCTCCCGCTGCTTGAGCGTTTGCGCGCGCGCGGCCACCTGCTGACCGTGGCCACAGGCAAGAGCCGGCGCGGGCTGGACGAAGCGCTGCACAGCGCGCAGCTTCGCGGCATGTTCGACGGCTCGCGCACGGCAGACGAGACCGCCGGCAAACCGCATCCGCTGATGCTGCAGGAGCTGATGGCGGAGTTCGGCGTGCCTGCTGAGCGCGTGCTGATGATTGGCGACACCACGCACGACCTGCAGATGGCGCAAAGCGCCGGCTGCGCCAGTGTGGGGGTGAGTTACGGCGCGCACGAGAGCCAGGCCTTTGCAGCGTTTGCGCCGCGCTACGTAGCGCGATCGGTGGCCGATCTTTCCGCCTGGCTGGAGAAAAACGCATGAATGAGCCGCAGGTGCTGGATCTGTGCGCCAGCGAAGCGCTGGCCGATAGCGGCGTGGCCGTGCCGTTCGACGTGGTCTATCTGGGCGAGGGCTGCCGGGCCTTTGCGGTGCGCTTTCAAGGCCAGGTGCAGGCCTACGTGAATCGCTGCGGTCATGTTCCGATGGAAATGGACTACGTCGACGGCCAGTTCTTTGATTCGACCGGCCAATGGCTGATGTGCGCAACGCACGGTGCCATGTACGCCCCTGCCAGCGGCACCTGCGTGGCCGGGCCGTGCCGCCGCGGTCTGGTCAAAATTGCCGTTTCGGAAGAAGACGGACGGGTGCGCTGGCATACTTCCGCCCAACTCCAGCCACCTGGGTGGTGACATGACAGACGCCAATGATCCGAACGCAAGTTCACAACAAAAATACCCACCAGCGCCCGATCTATGGGCAAAGAATGCTATGAATTCAGAAGTAAAACAGGGTGCTGCCAACAGTGGCTGGGAGCGCGGCGTGCTGGAAGAACTGGTGCTGGCCACCGTGCGCGAACAGCGCGCTGCCCGCCGCTGGCGTACCTTTACCCGCTTGCTCTGGCTGGCGCTGATTGGAGCCGTTGCCTGGGCGGTGTTCTCGCGCGACATGACCGGCACCAGCAAAAGCAGTCCGCATACCGCCGTGGTGGAAATCAAGG encodes:
- a CDS encoding RluA family pseudouridine synthase yields the protein MKQIIGAKPSAHSAPPTAHPVAPVVRFQAVDANSAGQRLDNFLLRELKGVPKTHVYRIIRSGEVRVNKGRAGADTRLQEGDLVRVPPVRVSDRIEEKAAHPAPAREFPILLDDDAMLAIDKPAGVAVHGGSGVSFGVIEQLRQARPQARFLELVHRLDRETSGILLIAKKRSALTHLQEQFRERETGKTYLALVVGAWQANKKVIDTPLHKYLQADGERRVRTTTADDPDGMRSITLVKLRQRLPARPEAGLPEFSQLEVTIKTGRTHQIRVHLASQGCPIAGDEKYGDFELNRRLQRHGLKRMYLHAWRLQFTHPATGQRSELMAPLPPDLSTFCPLS
- a CDS encoding HAD family hydrolase produces the protein MTDSLPPRRFDLIAFDWDGTLFDSTAIIVRCIQEAVCDVGGERPSDLAASYVIGMALAQALAHAAPDVPPEKYSELGLRYRYHYARQQDDLVLFEGVLPLLERLRARGHLLTVATGKSRRGLDEALHSAQLRGMFDGSRTADETAGKPHPLMLQELMAEFGVPAERVLMIGDTTHDLQMAQSAGCASVGVSYGAHESQAFAAFAPRYVARSVADLSAWLEKNA
- a CDS encoding Rieske (2Fe-2S) protein, which encodes MNEPQVLDLCASEALADSGVAVPFDVVYLGEGCRAFAVRFQGQVQAYVNRCGHVPMEMDYVDGQFFDSTGQWLMCATHGAMYAPASGTCVAGPCRRGLVKIAVSEEDGRVRWHTSAQLQPPGW